A portion of the Burkholderiales bacterium genome contains these proteins:
- the rfbB gene encoding dTDP-glucose 4,6-dehydratase, translating into MILVTGGAGFIGSNFTLDWLAATGEAVVNLDQLTYSGNLGNLATLRDDARHEFVRGDIGDRALVARLLADHRPRAVVNFAAETHVDRSIHGPDAFVQTNVVGTFELLEAVRAHWTALPAGERDAFRFLQVSTDEVYGTLAPDAPGFCETTPYAPNSPYSASKAASDHFVRAMFHTYGVPTLTTNCSNNYGPRQFPEKLIPLMIANALAGKPLPVYGDGKQVRDWLYVSDHCSAIRAVLARGRPGEVYNVGGNAEMQNLDVVRTICQVLARERPGRDYASLVTHVKDRPGHDRRYAIDPTKIRGEIGWEPSETFASGIAKTVRWYLDNAAWLAAVQTREYQSWISLQYEPAH; encoded by the coding sequence ATGATCCTCGTCACCGGCGGCGCCGGCTTCATCGGCTCGAACTTCACGCTCGACTGGCTCGCCGCGACCGGCGAGGCGGTCGTCAATCTCGACCAGCTCACCTACTCGGGCAACCTCGGGAACCTCGCGACGCTGCGCGACGACGCGCGTCACGAGTTCGTGCGCGGCGACATCGGCGACCGCGCGCTGGTCGCGCGGCTCCTCGCCGATCACCGGCCGCGCGCGGTCGTGAACTTCGCGGCGGAGACGCACGTCGACCGCTCGATCCACGGGCCGGACGCGTTCGTGCAGACCAACGTCGTCGGCACCTTCGAACTCCTCGAAGCGGTGCGCGCGCACTGGACGGCGCTGCCCGCAGGCGAGCGCGACGCGTTCCGCTTCCTGCAGGTGTCGACCGACGAGGTCTACGGCACGCTCGCTCCCGACGCGCCCGGCTTCTGCGAGACGACGCCCTACGCGCCGAACAGCCCGTACTCGGCGTCGAAGGCCGCGTCCGACCACTTCGTGCGGGCGATGTTCCACACCTACGGGGTGCCGACGCTCACGACCAACTGCTCGAACAACTACGGCCCGCGGCAGTTTCCCGAGAAGCTCATCCCGCTGATGATCGCGAACGCGCTCGCCGGCAAGCCGCTGCCGGTGTACGGCGACGGGAAGCAGGTGCGCGACTGGCTCTACGTCTCCGACCACTGCTCGGCGATCCGAGCGGTGCTCGCGCGCGGTCGTCCCGGCGAGGTCTACAACGTCGGCGGCAACGCCGAGATGCAGAACCTCGACGTGGTGCGCACGATCTGCCAGGTGCTCGCGCGCGAGCGTCCGGGCCGCGACTACGCATCGCTCGTGACCCACGTCAAGGACCGCCCCGGCCACGACCGCCGCTACGCGATCGATCCGACGAAGATCCGCGGCGAGATCGGCTGGGAGCCGTCGGAGACCTTCGCCTCGGGCATCGCGAAGACCGTGCGCTGGTACCTCGACAACGCGGCGTGGCTCGCCGCGGTGCAGACGCGCGAGTACCAGTCGTGGATCTCGCTGCAGTACGAGCCGGCGCACTGA